One part of the candidate division KSB1 bacterium genome encodes these proteins:
- a CDS encoding PorT family protein, with translation MSVLVGALFTLITVLPATAQVNFGVIGGLNLANLSVDPDDGVDLSNRTAFGIGGILSFGMGETLALQLEPMFLQKGAKLKFSEQGFTLETEFKISYIEVPAMLKFAFGSSDTKPYVMAGPTVGFLLSAKAEDEDVKDDVKSIDFGLAFGGGVSLPMGNNTVFVEGRYSLGLSDINDDSSDDTEIKTKGIQIMAGITFPLGG, from the coding sequence ATGAGTGTTTTAGTGGGGGCGTTGTTCACACTAATTACTGTTCTACCTGCCACCGCACAAGTCAATTTTGGTGTGATTGGCGGCTTAAACCTGGCAAATTTGAGTGTTGACCCAGACGACGGGGTGGATCTTTCCAACCGCACCGCTTTTGGAATAGGCGGTATCTTGAGTTTTGGCATGGGTGAAACTTTAGCATTGCAGTTGGAGCCAATGTTTCTCCAGAAAGGCGCAAAACTAAAATTCTCAGAGCAAGGATTCACTCTTGAAACCGAATTCAAGATATCCTATATCGAGGTGCCAGCGATGCTCAAGTTTGCCTTTGGTAGCAGCGATACCAAGCCCTATGTTATGGCTGGTCCAACTGTCGGGTTCTTGCTTAGCGCCAAAGCGGAAGATGAAGACGTCAAAGATGACGTCAAGAGCATCGACTTCGGACTTGCTTTCGGCGGTGGGGTGAGCTTGCCAATGGGCAATAACACCGTTTTTGTCGAAGGGCGTTACTCCCTTGGTCTATCGGACATTAATGATGACTCGTCTGACGACACTGAAATCAAGACCAAGGGCATCCAGATTATGGCCGGCATCACCTTTCCCCTTGGTGGCTGA